Part of the Nostoc sp. ATCC 53789 genome, TTTTAAAACCATTAGGATTAAAACACACCTTCACGGAATTGCGCGAACCAACAATTGGAGAAGTAGCTACAGGTTATAGCGATCGCAATAAGGATGGTAAGTTAGATAGCTACGCCGAAGTGAATGATGGCAACGGTTTAGGAGATGGTGGATTGGTTTCAACAGCAGAGGATTTAACCAAGTTTACTAAAGCGTTATTTGTCAAAAAAAGCTTACTTTCCTCGAAGATGATGAAAGAAATGCTGAAATTTAAAGATAATGGTGAAAGCTATAGTTATGGGTTAGGTGTAGAACGGTTCTCATCTCCTTTGGAAACAGCAATTGGCCATAGTGGTATAGCTTATGGCTTCACAACATTGCTGGCATATCTCCCCAATCAAAATACCACTATAGTAGTGCTGCTAAACGATCAGGGTGTTGATATTAAATCAATAGCTAGGACAGGTTTAGAGGTTATTAGTAATAAATAATAAGTAAGTTGGCATAATAAAATAAAACTATGTAAATAAAAATGAACTAGCTACCCTTACCTTTACCCAAAATTTCAAGCGTTTTCTCTTTGGCGTTAAAATCACGCACATTTAGATTGACTATTCTGATTCTAAGATTTAATGTCACCGCACAGGGTAAGGCATTTAGCGATGAAGGTGGTGCTTGATGTCACAGGCGGAAATATCAGAAAGGTGTTGACGCGCTAAACGAAGCTATGACGTTGGCGTAGCCTCTCGTTCGCGTTAGCGTCTCTGAAAGAGAAGGCTTTACGCGGCTATACAGACAATAAAATTGCTGATTACCAATAGCATCAGGATTCATAATTATTGGCAAGCAAGTATGGTAATTCAATAATGACTTCGGTTTTTATATTTAATTGCGAAATAACTTGAATACTTCCTTGATGATTTTGGATAATCTGATAGCAAACAGTTAAACCTAAGCCTATACCTTTACCAACAGATTTAGTAGTGAAAAAGGGATCAAATACTTGGGAAATATTTTTATCATCTATACCTATACCATTATCAATAATTTTAATTGCCACACTATTTTTAGTATCTTTAGTTTGAATTATAATTTTTTTATCCAACTGTTCTGAATGTAATTCCAAAGCATCTATCGCATTTAGTAAAATCTGCATAAATACTTGATTTAGTTGTCGAGGATAACACTCAATTAAGGGAAAATTGTCATATTCTTTAATTACCTGGATAACTGGACAATCATGATGAGGATTCAGACGATGCTGTAGCAGCAACAAAGTACTATCAATTCCTTCATGAAGGTTAACTTTTTTGATCTCGGCTTCATCATGCCGAGAAAAATTTCTCAAAGAGAAAATAATCTCTTGAATTCGATTAGCGCCTGTATCCATAGAAGCTATAATTTGAGGCAAATCTTTTATTAAATAATCAAGTTCAATTTTTTCTGTATAGGTTTGAATCTCTGGATCTGAATAGCGTTGCTGATACCTGAAGATGAGATTGAATAAATCTTGAGTATAGTTGTTGATGTGAGTGAGATTAGCATAAATAAAATTAATTGGATTATTAATTTCGTGGGCAATACCAGCAACTAGATTACCTAGTGAAGACATTTTTTCTGTTTGAATTAAGTGCGATTCTGCCATTTTTAAATTATCTAAAGCTGTATGCAATTGTTCAGTTTTCATCTCTAGTTCCTGATTTTTTTGTAAAAGTTCTACTGTCCGCTCTTGCACTCTTTCTTCCAATGTTTGACGAGCTAGTTCTAATTCTTGAGTGCGTTGCGCTACCCTTTGCTCTAAATTATTGATTAGGGTTGTGAGAGAATTAGCCATTTCCTGGTAAGCATTAGCCAACTGCCCAATTTCACCACCATTTTTAACATTAGGAATGGGGCTACTCAAATCACCTGCTGCTAAAGTTTTACTACGCTTTGCAAGTTGGATAATTGGGTTACTAATTTGTTGAGCTAGTAAATTAGCAATTAACACTGACAGTAGCACTGCTAAACTTAACCCCAACCAAAACAAGCGGGTAAGAGTTAGCTTCGCCTCCTGAAAATATTTTGCTACAATTTGAATCTTGACAATAGCAATAGCCTTATTACCAGAATATATGGGAGCATAAATTGTATTTAATCCCAAATCTGGCTGAATCCGATAGACAGAGTGCTTTTGAGAAATATTTGGTAAAATTTGAGAATCAAAATAAGTTTTTTCCCAAATGTCTGGTTTCCAATCATAACTACTAGAGACGAAAAACTTTCCATCTAAAGAAATTATTTCCAGTCTGGTCGTCGGCTGGGAATAATTTAAAAATTGTCGGAGCCATACTTTATCCATTAACTGTCCTGCAATTAAAGTTCCGAATGGCTTTCCAGTTCCATCACTACGGTAAATAGGTGAGCCTCCCAACAATACTAATCCTTGTGTCCCTGTATCAATTAACTCATGAGATAATTTATTCTGGTTATTTAAATATTTGATTTTTGCTTGTACTATTGGGAGATTAGATATTTGATTTCCGGCAGAGCCAATTATCTCTTTGTTTTTGGACTGAATCACCTTCACTACATCAAGATCAGTCGTGAATAATAGTTGAGTAGAAACTTCTTTTTTTATCCACCCTCGATCTGAATGTTGAACTGCATTATACAAATCAGTCCAATTAGCATAACTAGAAATTAAATTTGCAAGTCCCTTTTCTGTAGCAGCTGTATATCCACGAAAAGCTAAAACTTGATCATCAAGGCGAGTTTTTTCTAGTTCAATGAGTGGTTGTTCTACTAATTGCCAAACTGCACTGCTCAAAACGAAAACTGGTAATAAAGATGCTCCAAATGTAAAAACTAGAATTTTGGGTTGAAGTTTTTGCAAAAATTTTAGTCTTTTAAGGTTTATCATCTGCAAGTACCTTTGACGAATTATCTGGAATTTTTAACACGCTTGATTTAAGCAATGCAGATGTCATCCTAACTTACCAGAAAGAGGGAAAGGGAAAATGGTGGTAAATGTTGCATACAACTATTTTAGATTCCTCCACAAAGTATAAAATCTATATTTTGGATAGCTTTTTGGTCAGAAGCAAATCGCAGCCGCAGTGAATTAACTCAAATTATTTAGGGACAAGTATAGTTAAGCTATTTTTAAATATTCAAATCAAGTATATGCTCACATTTACTTGATTTGAATAACTATCTTGTGTAAGAAGGCAATAGGCAATAGGAAAGAAGGCTTTTTGAGTTATACGGAGTTTTTCACGCAATCAAATATGAGTCCTATAACACTATATTTATCATTCAATACGCTTGGGTTAGCCATAAAAACTTTAAACTGTGTAAGTTGGTTTAAAGAACGGAACCCAACATCAAGAGTTAAT contains:
- a CDS encoding ATP-binding protein, which encodes MINLKRLKFLQKLQPKILVFTFGASLLPVFVLSSAVWQLVEQPLIELEKTRLDDQVLAFRGYTAATEKGLANLISSYANWTDLYNAVQHSDRGWIKKEVSTQLLFTTDLDVVKVIQSKNKEIIGSAGNQISNLPIVQAKIKYLNNQNKLSHELIDTGTQGLVLLGGSPIYRSDGTGKPFGTLIAGQLMDKVWLRQFLNYSQPTTRLEIISLDGKFFVSSSYDWKPDIWEKTYFDSQILPNISQKHSVYRIQPDLGLNTIYAPIYSGNKAIAIVKIQIVAKYFQEAKLTLTRLFWLGLSLAVLLSVLIANLLAQQISNPIIQLAKRSKTLAAGDLSSPIPNVKNGGEIGQLANAYQEMANSLTTLINNLEQRVAQRTQELELARQTLEERVQERTVELLQKNQELEMKTEQLHTALDNLKMAESHLIQTEKMSSLGNLVAGIAHEINNPINFIYANLTHINNYTQDLFNLIFRYQQRYSDPEIQTYTEKIELDYLIKDLPQIIASMDTGANRIQEIIFSLRNFSRHDEAEIKKVNLHEGIDSTLLLLQHRLNPHHDCPVIQVIKEYDNFPLIECYPRQLNQVFMQILLNAIDALELHSEQLDKKIIIQTKDTKNSVAIKIIDNGIGIDDKNISQVFDPFFTTKSVGKGIGLGLTVCYQIIQNHQGSIQVISQLNIKTEVIIELPYLLANNYES